The DNA sequence TTCACCGCCCGGCTGCTCGACCCCCTGCGCGAGTACGACAACCGGCACCGCGCCGAGCTGATCCCGACCCTGGAGGCGTTCCTCGACTCCGACGGATCGTGGACGCGCTGTGCGACGCGGCTGCACCTGCACGTCAACACGCTGCGCTACCGGGTGGGCCGCATCGAGCAGTTGACCGGGCGCGACCTGTCGCGGCTGGAGGACAAGCTGGACTTCTTCCTGGCGCTGCGGATGAGTTGAGGGGGGTGACGGGTTTCGTGGACTTCTCAGTCCGGCGCCCGCCGCTCCCCCCGGACCAGTCCGAGGTCGGCGTAGACCGTCGCCCGTGACACGCCGAGCCGTTCGGCGACGACCAGCGCCGAGCGGCTGAGCCGGAACACCCCGCGGGCGTCCAGCGCCTCGATCACCCGGAGCCGGCCCTGCCGCGAGTCGTGGGCCAGCGGCCGGCCGAGCCGTTCCTCCTCCTGTTCGATCACGGCGGTGACGACCTCGCCGATGTCGTCCGAGAACACCGTCGTGGCCGCCGGTGCGGCGTCCGCCGTGCCGACCAGGGCGGCCATCGCCTTGGCGGCGAGCCGGAGTTCGGTGATGTCGAGGTTGACGCAGAGCGACCCGAAGACGTGCCCGGAGCCGTCGCGCAGCAGGAGGGTGGACGACTTCACCGTGCGCCCGTCGGGCGTCTTGGTGACATAGTTCAGCTTGTCCCGCGCGGTGTCGCCGCGCGCCAGCATCTCCAGCCCGATCTCGCTCATGGCCCCGCCCACGGACCGCGACGTGACGGATCCGGCGAGGGCGACGACGCTGGCGTCGGGGGTCCGGTAGTCGTGCAGCACCACCTCGCACTGGGGGCCGAAGGTGGCGGCGAGGCCGTCGACGACCGGGCGCAGGGCCCGGAGCACGGCGTCGGCGGTGCCGTCCGCGACCTGCGGGGCCTGCAGGGCGGCCGCGTTCTCGTGAGGCGGGTGTGTGGATGGGGGTGCCGGCGGCTCTGGTGCCGCCGGTCGTCCCGCCGATGCCTCTGATCCCGCCGATGCCTCTGATCCCGCTGATGCCGGTGATGTCATCCCTGCCTCCGCACGCCCATCGGCTTCGCCGGACCGTCCGATCCCGTCCCGCGCGTCCGGAACGAGACTAGAAGTACGTCATCGGGGTGACGTGCTTCAACCCTTGACGAACTGTCCAGATCACTGGACACTCTGCCTGGGTGGGGAGTTGACCATGGTTGTCAAGACTCTTGTGGTGCACATGATTTGTGCGCGGACTGTCCATGGTTTCGACGGGACACCGGACTGCGGAAAGCGTGCGGACGGTGCGCGGACACGCGTCGGCGGCGTGGGAGGAAGGCGCCCGGCGCAGGACCGTTCGTACGCGGCGGCGGGGTGGCCGCACCGCTTCCGCTCCCCCGCCTTGTGCTGCATGAGGAGGACACGAGGAGGAGAGGCACGATGCGTTTCCCGGCCGATGGGCCCTCCGGCCCGTTCCGTCCCCACGCCCCGAACGACCCCTCGGTTTCGCCCGACTCGTACGGCCCGGACGCCCCATGCGGCACGGTACGGCTGCGCTGCACCACCTGCGGGCGCCGGCACGCCCTCGCCGACCTGGCCTGGCGGTGCGCCGACTGCCACGGCCTCCTCGACGTCCACGGCTTCACACCCGCCATGCCCAACGCCGTCGAACTCGGCCGGCGCCCGCCCACCCTGTGGCGGTACGCCGAGGCGCTGCCGGTGCCGGGGCCGCCCCGGATCAGCCTCGGCGAGGGCATGACCCCGCTGATCAGCGCGCCGGGCCGGCCGGACGTGCTGCTGAAGGCGGACCACCTGATGCCCACCGGTTCGTTCAAGGACCGCGGCGCGGTGCTGCTGGTGGCGCTGGCCGCCCGGCTGGGCGTACGGAAGGTCATGGCGGACAGCAGCGGCAACGCGGGGACGGCGGTCGCCGCCTACGCGGCCCGCGCGGGCCTCGCCTGCGAGGTGTACGTCCCGGCGGCCACCTCCGAGGGCAAGGTGGCCCAACTCCGCGCGTACGGCGCCGAAGTGCACCGGATCGAGGGCTCCCGCGAGGACACCGCCACCGCGGCGGCCCGCGCGGCGGAGGAGCCCGGGACCTTCTACGCCAGCCACGTGTACCACCCGTTCTTCCCGCACGGCACCAAGACCTACGTCTTCGAACTGTGGGAGCAACTGGGCGGCCGGCTGCCCGGCACACTCGTCCTCCCGGCCGGGAACGGCACCCTGGTGCTCGGCGCCCGCCTCGGCTGCCAGGAACTCCTCGACCAGCGGCTGATCGACCGCCTGCCCGCCATCACGGCGGTGCAGGCGGCCGGTTGCGCGCCCCTCGCACGCGCCGCCGCGCTGGGCGGCGAGGTGCCGGAGCGCATCACCGCCGAGCCGACCGTCGCCGAGGGCATCGCCATCGCCCGGCCGGCCCGGGGCTCCCAGGTCCTGCGGGCGGTACGGGAGACGGGGGGCACGTTCGTGACGGTCCCGGAGGACCGGATCGTCGCGGCCCACCGCGAACTCGCCCGCCACGGGCTGTACGTGGAGCCGACGTCCGCCGTCTGCTGGGCGGCGCTGCAGGAGGGGCTGGTGCCGGAGCACGCGGTGGAGGGCGACCGCCCGTTCGCCGTGGCGCCGCTGTGCGGGAACGGGCTGAAGGCGAAGCCGCCGGAATGAGTGGGGGGGCGGGCCGCTCCCGGTATGCGCGGTCAGCGGGTGGTGGTCCGCAGCCTGCGGCCCGTGGCTTGCGGTGTTCCCCGTCCCACCACGAGCCGCCTGTCCGCCCCCGTCCCCCGACGGGCCGCCCGTCCACTCCCCGTCCCGCGACGGGCCACCCGTCCGAGGATCCATGCTCGTCGTGCCCGCCATACCCACTCCGCCCACCCCGCCCACCATGCTCGCTCTCCCCACCGTCCTCGCCCTGCCCACCGCGCACGCGCTCCCCGGGCTGCTCTCCGCCTTCGTCCCGCTCTGGGCCCTGACCGCGGTCGGCTACCTGGCCGGGAGGACAGGGCTGCTCGGCGCGGACGCGGAGGAGGTCCTGGGGCGTTTCGTCTTCAACATCGCCACGCCGGCCGCCCTGTTCACCCTCCTCGCCCGGGCCCCGCTGGCCGGCTTCGCGAACGCCTCGATGCTCGCCTTCGCGGCCGGCACCGCCGTGGCCCTCGCGCTGGGCGCGGCCGCGTCCCGCCGGCTCTTCCACCGCAAGCCCGCCGAGCAGGCGGTCGGCGGGCTCGTCGCCGGCTACGTCAACTCCGGCAACCTGGGCATCCCCGTCGCGGCGCAGGTCCTGGGCGACGCGTCGGTGGTGGCGCCGGTGATCCTGTTCCAGGTGCTGGTGGTGACGCCGCTGATGCTGGCGGTACTCGGCGCCGGTACGGGCGAGGGCCGCCGACGCGCCGGGCACGCGCTCCTGGCGCCCGTACGCAACCCCATCGTCCTGGCCGCCGCCGCGGGTGCCGTCTTCTCGGCCGCGCACTGGCGGCTGCCGGGCGCCCTGGACGGCTCCTGCGACCTGCTCGGCCGGGCGGGCGTCCCGACGGCGCTGGTCATGCTGGGCCTGTCGCTGCACGACCGAGGCCGCCGCCCGGACGCCGGGACGGCAACCGCCGCGTCGTGGGCGGAAGCAGGGGTCGCCGTCCTCCTCAAGACCGTGGCCCAGCCGGCGACGGCCTACGCCACCGGCCGCTTCGCCCTCCATCTCCCGCCCCACCAACTCCTCGCCACCGTCGTCTGCTCGGCCCTCCCCACCGCGCAGAACGTCTACGTCTACGCCCGCGAGTACGGCGCGGCCACCGCCCTCGCGCGGGACGCGGTGGTCGCCTCGACCCTGGTCTCGATGGCGACGCTGTCGGGGTTCGCGCTGCTGCTCGCGCCGGGCGGCTGAGGGGGGCAGGGCCCGGGCCGCGCCCCCCTAACGCGTGGTGAACGCGCCTCCGTTGACGTGAATCGTCTGCCCGGTGATGTGCCGGGCTCCCGGCGAGGCGAGGAAGTGCGCGGTCCGGGCGATGTCCTCGACCGTCCCCGGACGCTTGACGTGCGTCTCCTCCACCAGCGCGCGTTCGCGTTCCTCGCTCAGTCCGCCGTGGAAGAAGTTGGTGCCGGCGACGTACCCCGCGGCGATGACGTTGCAGGTGACGCCCTGGGGGGCGAGTTCGGCGGACAGCGAGGCGTTCCAGGCGGCCAGGGCGGCCTTGGCGGCCCCGTACGCGCCGCCCCGGCGCTCGGCGCCGATCGAACCGATGCTGACGACGGAGCCGCCACCGGTGAACTTGTCGCGCACCGAGGCCGTGGTGAGGACGGCGGTCAGCAGGTTCTGCGCCAGGTTCTCCTGCCACTGCGCGAGGAGCGTGTCGAGACCGGGTTCGTCCCGGGCATCCGTCCGGGCCAGCCCGCCGGCGGCGTTGACCAGGACGTCCAGGCCGTCGAGCCGGGCGGCGAGCGCCTCGGCCTGCCGGGGATCGGTGGCGTCGCAGACGACGCCGCGCACCCCCAGTTCCGCGGCGGTGCGCTCGACGGCGTCAGGGGTGCGTCCGGTGATGAAGACCTCGGCCCGGTCGGCGGCGAACGCCGCGGCGACGGCCCGGCCGATGCCGCTGGTGCCGCCGGTGACGAGAACGGTGCGTGTCACGGGATCCTCCTGTCCACTGCTACGTTTAGACCTAAACGTAGCAGTGGACGCCAAGCCAGGGGATCAGCAGTGGACGCCAGCCCGAGGGATCACGCCGCGACGGACGCCACGTCCGCCGTCTCCGCGGTCCCGGTCTCCGGACCGCTCGAACCCGCCCACTCCGCCGCCGAGATCGCCGCGGCCTGGCGCCGGGAACGACCGGGCACACCGACCGGGTCGATCGAGATCGTCACCCCCATCTGGCAGTTGGCCAAGCTCTTCGCGGACGACCGCAACCGGGCCCTCCGACAGGCGGGAATCGACGCGGCCACCCTGGACCTCCTGTCCGTCATCCGCCGCTCCGGGCCGCCTTACGCGCTCACCACCCGCGAACTCACCCACCGCACCCTCGTGACCGCCGGGGCGATCTCGCAACGCGTCGCCCGGGCCGAACGCGAGGGACTCGTCGCACGCACACCCGGCACCACGGGCCGGCGAGCCGTACTGGTCACCCTCACCCCCGAAGGCCACGCCCTCATCGAACGCTCCGTCGACACGGTCCTCGGCCGCGAGGCCACCCTCGTCGAGGGCCTCACGGACACCGAACGCGCCACGCTCACCGCCCTCCTGGCCAAACTGACCACCGACGTGCGCGACCGCACGGCACGCACGGAATCCTGAACGGGTTCGGACCGCACCGGACCGCACCGGACCGCACTGGAGGGCGACGGAGGCGGCGGAAAGCGACCGAGGCGGCGGACGAGCCGGCTTCAGACGGAGAAGCCGGTGACCTTCCGAGGCGTCACCCGGACGATGAGCCGGAGCACTTCGTCCGACTCGGGCGGCGGGTTCTCGCCGAGGTACTTCTGGGAGAGCTCGCGCGACAGCGACTTCTCCCGGTCCTCGATCAGCTCGACGGTGCCGCGGATGTCCACGGACCGGTAGGGGTTCGCCGTATCGAAGACCGTGAGGCTGATCCGCGGGTCGCGGGCGAGGTTACGCGCCTTCTGGCGGCCCGCCGTGGTGGAGAACAGCACCGCGTCGCCGTCCCTCGCGATCCAGACCACCGAGGTCTGCGGCGCGCCGTCCCGCCCCAGCGTCGCGATGGTGGCGAAGTTCCTCCCGTCCAGCAGCTTGCGCGTCTCCTCGTCGAATGCCACTGACACGGCTTCACCCTTCTGTCGAGCGTTCGTGATCGATTCCTTGCGCAGAACAGACGCGGGGGCCGAATCCTTCCTGCCCTCCCACATGAACACGGCAGTGTGAACTCGGTTGACAGTCACCAGGACTGTGAAATGATGCGGATACACAGAAGCGCGTGACGACACGTCAGGCACCTGTGCGGCCGCGCCCTGTTCACCACCCGAATACGGAGATAGAGACGTGAACCGACTTCCTCGCCTCGCCGCGGCGGTGGCCGCCGCCGCGCTCGTCGTGACCGCCGCAGGTGCGGCCGTGGCCGATGACGGCCCCGGGCGGTCCGCCCTGACGGCACGCAAGAAGCTCGCGCGGGCGCTGCCCGGTGACGCGCCGCACTTCCCACTGGAGGTCGTCGACGGGAGCGGCAAGGACTTCACCTACATGTGGGGCGTGGAGGGCAAGTTGGAGCCCCGCATGGACGGGCTCCTGGATCTGCCGAAGCTGCGGGCGGCGACGCAGGTGGACAGTGACGCGGACAACTACTACGACGGGGACGCGTACTACCTCACCACCGACGGCAAGGTGATCCTCGACAAGCCGCTGGACGGGGTGCGGCGCCAGGTCGCGTCCGGCTGGGGCGCGTACGACACGTTCTTCTCGCCGGGAGACCTGGGCGGGGCGAAGCAGCCGGACATCCTGGCCCGGGACGGGCAGGGGGTGCTCTGGCTCTACCTGGCCAAGGCGGACGGCTCGCTCACCGGCAAGAAGAAGGTGGGGCCGGGCTGGGGGCAGTACACGCAGATCACCGGCAAGGGCGACCTGACGGGCGACGGGAAGACGGACATCGTCGCCCGCGACAAGGACGGAGTGCTCTGGCTCTACAAGGGCACGGGCGACTGGACCAAGCCGTTCGCGGGCCGGACGAGGATCGGCGGCGGCTGGAACCAGTTCAACCTGCTGCACGGCGCCGGCGACACGGACTTCGACGGGCGTACGGACCTGGTGGCCCGCGACAAGTCCGGGGCGCTGTGGCGCTACAAGGGCACCGGCAAGGCGTCCGCGCCCTTCGCGGCCAAGGAGAAGATAGGCAACTCCGGCTGGAACCAGTACCGGATCGTCTACTGACCCCACGAACCAGGGGGCAGGCCGGCGCCGACGTACATCAGGAGGGGAACGTCGGCTCCGGCTTGCCCCCGACTCGGGCCCGGCACGGGGCTCGGGACTCGGGCTCGGACCCGGCACGGGGCTCGGGACTCGGACCCGGCACGGGGCTCGGGACTCGGACCCGGCACGGGGCTCGGGACTCGGACCCGGCACGGGGCTCGGGACTCGGACCCGGCTCGGGACTCGCCGGGTCTCTCAACCCCGGCCCATGTGCCGCAGGTAGGCCGCGCGGTTGAGCGGGTCGCCGTCCGTCCGGGTCCGGACCGGCGGGGTTCCGGGGCAGGGCAGGTCGTCGGTGGGGGCCGACCACCAGAGCCCCTCGCCCCGGGACAGCGCCGGAAGGCGCCGCTCCACCGCCGCCACCCGCCGCACCGGGATGGTGCCCTTGACCAGCCAGGTACCACGGCCGGGCACCGTGTCCCGAACCCGGGCCCCCTGCTCGGCGAGGAGTCCCGTCACGGCGCTCAGCGCGTCGGCGGGCACCTCCGCCTCGTAGGCGTGGCACGGCTCGTACACCCGGGTGCCGGCCTCGTCGAGGGCGCGCATCAGGACAAGGGGGGTGAGCGACCGGAAGTCCGTCCCGGTGCTCACCGGGCTGGCGTAGCCGGAGTGGGTGAGGGTGACGACGCAGTCGGTGACCGGCCAGCCGTACAGGCCCTGTTGGAGGGTGCGGCGCACGGTCTCCTCGATGGCGCGGTCGAAACCGAGGGGGATCGCGCCGAGTTCCGTCTCCCGGCGGAACGCGACGCCGGAGCCGGGGGCGCCGGGATCCACCCGGAGCCCGATCGTCGCCCAGAAGGCGGGCGTCCGGTGGCGGTCGATGCCCTCGTAGGCGGCACCGCTCCCGGTGGGGCGTTCGCGGAAGACCGTGCGGCTCTCCTCGAAGACGGCCTCGATCCCGAACTCCTCGCCGAGGGTGGCCGCGATGATCTCTTTCTGGACCTCGCCGTAGAGCAGAAGGGAGGTTCCGGCACCGTCCGGCAGGGGGCGGGTGCCGATCAGCGGGTCCTGGTCGGCGAGCGCGGCCAGCGCGGCGTAGAGGCGTGGGGCGTCCTCCGGGCGCCGGGGCCGGACGACGGTCTCCAGGCTCGGCGGGGCGAACCGCGGCACCACGCCCCCGTCTCCCGTCGCGTCGTCGGACGCGGGCGTGGGCCCGAGCCGGTCGCCGACGCGGACGCCGGGCAGGCCGCGGAGCCGGGCGATCCCGCCGGGGGTCAGCCGATGGTCGGCGCCGGGCGGCGCTCCGACGACCTCAAGTGCCGTGATGCGGACGGTGAGTTCGCCGGCGGTGCCGTCGGGGCCGTGCCGGTGCAGGGTGACGCGGTCGCGGCGGTGCAGGGTGCCGGAGAAGAGGCGGAGGTACGCGGTCTTCTCGCCGTTCACGCCTCGCTCGACCGCGAACACGGTGCCGACGGGGGCGGTGGACGCGGCGAGTCCGGCGGACGCGTGGCCCTCGGCGCTCCGCTCCGAGGCATTCCGCTCCAGGGCTCCCCGGCCGGGGAGCCAGTGCGCGATGCCGTCGAGGAGGGCCGCCACGCCCTGCCCCGAGTGGGCGGAACCGAAGTAGAGGGGGTGCAGCAGGCCGCGCGCCGTGTGGTCGGCGAGGCCGGACCGGAGCCGTCCGGCGTCGGGGACGCGGTCCTCGACGAGGTCGGCGAGCAGCGCGTCGTCGTCCTCCGCCAGTGCTTCGGCGACGCGTTCGCGGAAGGCGGGGTCGTCGAAGGAGCCGGGCAGCGTGCGGGCGTCCCGGGTGCCGATGGCGTGGACGGTGTTCATGGGGACGATGCGCGGCGTGAGGCGTGTCCGGATCGCGGACAGCGTCTCGGCCTCGCACGCCCCCGTCCGGTCGATCTTGTTGACGAAGACCAGGGTGGGCAGCCCCAGCCGGCGCAGGGTCCTCATCAGCACCCGGGTCTGCGCCTGCACCCCCTCGACGGCGGACAGCACGAGCACCGCCCCGTCGAGCACGCCGAGGGCGCGTTCCACCTCGGCGATGAAGTCGCTGTGGCCAGGGGTGTCGATGAGGTTGACGTGGAGACCGTCGATGGTGAACGAGGCCACGGCGGAGCGGATGGTGATGCCGCGCCGGCGCTCGATCTCACCGGAGTCGGTACGGGTGGTGCCGGCGTCGACGCTGCCGAGCCGGTCAATGGCGCCGGTGTCGAACAGCAGGCGCTCGGTGAGGCTGGTCTTACCGGCGTCGACGTGCGCCAGGATGCCGATGTTCAGAAAGCCCCGGGCAGTCGGGGCCGGGCTGGAGGTGCGCATCAGGGGAGAAGTCCTCGGGAACGGTCGTCCGGTCAGGGCGCTGGATGTCTCCGAGGGCCTGGCGCATCGTCCGGTCGTCTCCCTTGTGCGGCGTGGCTGTGCGCGATGTGGTGCGCGATGTGGTGCGCGCGGGCCATGGTGCCAGGGGCAGGCATGGCGCGCGAGGGATTTTCCCCTCCGCCGCCCGGACGGCGGGCGTCGGCGTCCGCCACCGCCCGCCGGAACGGCCTGGTCAACGGGCGGGCGAGGCGAGGGGGCGGCGATCTTCGCAGCACTCCCGGCCGAAGTCCACCCCGAGCTTTGTGAATTGGTTCACACCGGCCTCTTGGCCGGGCCCGGTTCCGCGTGCTGTGATCGGAGCAGGCTTGGCTTCCAGCTCGACGGCGCGCTTGGGGAGGGCACTGTGGCGGATACCGCCATGCGGAATTCTGGCTTGACGGAACCATGGGGACCACAGGGGCCGAGCCCGCAGGACGGACCGCTGGAGCGCGCGGTGTGGCGGCTCCGTTCGCGGGCCTGCTGGGAGGACGCCGCCGAGCTGATCGCCCCGCGCGCGGCGACGGACCCGGGCGCCGCGCGGTGGCGCACTGCCGTACTGATCGAGCGCTGCGTGTTCACCGCCGAGGGCTGGAGCGCCGCCGAGGACGCGCTGCGCGGCGCGGAGGCGCTGGCCGCGGACGACGAGGAGCGCGGCGCGGCGGCCTGTGAACGGGGTCATCTCGCCTACCTGTCCACCCTTTTGGGGGTACGCGACCGGGCGGACGAGGCACGTTCCGCTCTGGGGCGCGCGGCGGCACTGCTCGCGCCCCACTCCCCCGGCCGCCCCCTGCTCGACTTCCGCCGCGGTCTGATCGCCCAGCACCTCTCGGACAACCCGTCCGACGCAACAGCGGCCTTCCGGCGGGCCCACGCGGGCGCGACCGAACACGGCCACCGGCTGCTGCTCTCGTTCACCTGGCGGCACCTGGCGGCCATGGCGGAGCACGACGGCCGCACCGCCGACGCCCGGCACGGCTACACCGAGTCGCTGCGCATCCGCGAGGAGCTGGGCTACCTGGTGGGGATCGCGCCGGCCCTCGTCTCGCTCGCCGCCGTCCTCCCGGACCCGGCCGAGGCGACCCGGCTGCGCGAGGAGGCGGGCCGGCTGGTCAGGCTGCTGGGCGGAGTCCCGTCCTGGCTGGCGGACCGGCTTCCCCCGCGCCCGACGGCGGCGGCGGACGCGGCGGAGACGGCGGAGGCACCGGGCAGCGCGGCGGCCGGCTGAGCGCTCCTGGCGGGCGGGTTCAGTGCGCGGCCCCCGTGTAGTGGCCGCGGAGCAGGGCCTCGACGGCCGGCAGGTCGCGGGCGGCAAGCGCGTCGAGCAGGGCGACGTGCTCGGCCGCGTCGGCGACGAGGTCCTCCGTGCGCCGGACCGGGCCGTCGGGGGTCGGCCACTGCGCGCGCCGGTGGAGCTCGTCGGTGACGGTGACGAGCTGGCGGTTGCCGCCGAGGCCGAGCAGGGCGCGGTGGAAGGCGCGGTCGGCCTCGGCGTAGGCGGCGCGGTCCCCGCCCCGGGCGACGGTCTCCGCCGTCTCGGCGAGCGGCAGCAGTTCCCGCCAGCGGGCCGCGGGCAGCGTACAGGCCAGCCGGAGCAGGACGGGCACCTCCAGCAGGCCGCGGACCTCGGCGAGTTCGGCCAGGTCGCGGGCGGACCGGCTGGTGACCCGGAAGCCCCGGTTGGGCACGGCCTCGACCGCGCCCTCGGCGACCAGCTGCTGCATCGCCTCCCGGACCGGCGTCGCCGAAACCCCGAACCGCTCGGCCAGCGCGGGGCCCGAGTAGACCTCACCGGGTATGAGCTCACCGCTGACCAGGGCCTTGCGCAGGGCGTCGAGGACCTGGCCGCGGACGGAGTAGCGCGTCGGCATACGCCGGGCCGCCACACCGACACCGGCACTCACGCCGACACCGGCACCCACACCGGCCGCCGGCGCACCGGCCCCGTACGCGTGCGCGTGCCCTCCATGACCGGAGGCACCGCGACCGTACTCACCGCGCTCGGCGTGCTCACCGCGCTGGACGGTCTCACCGCGCTGAAGGTGCTCACCGTGCTGAAAGTGCTCGCAACGGTCGCCGTGCACATGCTCGCCGCGCGCCCCGGCGCCCTCGGTGAGCGGTACGCGCGCGGGCGCGGGCGCGGCGGCGCGCGGGTACGGCACCGCCGGGTGGGGTCTGCCCTGCTCCATGAGAGGTCCTCCTATGTCTCATTCGAACCATAGGCGGAGGATCCGACGGCTCAAACCCCGATCGTCACGAAGTAAGGCCCGACCGTCTCGGAACAGAGGATGTCCGGGTCCGCCCCCCGGCCGACCGGCCGGTGACGCGGCAGCCGACACGAGCACCACACGACACCCTTCGTATCACCCGACCGAGCACAAGCTGATCATCTCCAATCCACTCGAACGGGTGGATTGATTAGAACCCAATTCCCGTCGCGCAGCAGGGCGTTCGAAGCAATACACACCTATCCGTATGTCCTTGGCGTCCATTGGCGGCGAGTTGCCCGGAAACCGCTTGGCGCCCTGGCCGATTCCGTCAGGATGGCGCGCGAAAGGCCGGTACCGCGATGCAAGGGACGCAAGATGAGAGTGACCGACATACCGCTGAATTGGGTTTTGCCCAGTGCCGTGGCCCTCGCCGGAGCCGTGGTGGCGGTGACGGTGTTCTCCCGGGGCCGCCACGGCGGTCCGGAGGACGCGACGGCCACGGATTCCTGGGAACGCACCGAGGAACGCAGGAGGCGCAAGGAGGCGCTGTACGGCAGCGCGTCCTACGTCCTCCTCTTCTGCTGCGCGGCGGTGGCCGCCGCCCTCTCCTTCCATGGTCTGGTCGGCTTCGGACGGCAGAACCTGGGCCTGACGGACGGCTGGGAGTACCTGGTGCCCTTCGGGCTCGACGGCGCCGCCATGTTCTGCTCGGTCCTGGCCGTCCGCGAGGCCAGCCACGGCGACGCGGCGCTCGGCTCCCGCATGCTCGTGTGGACGTTCGCGGGCGCCGCCGCCTGGTTCAACTGGGTGCACGCGCCGCGCGGCATGGACCACGCGGGAGCCCCGCAGTTCTTCGCCGGCATGTCGCTGTCGGCCGCGGTCCTCTTCGACCGCGCGCTCAAGCAGACCCGCCGGGCCGCCCTGCGCGAACAGGGCCTGGTCCCCCGCCCGCTGCCGCAGATCCGGATGGTCCGCTGGCTGCGGGCGCCGCGCGAGACGTTCGGCGCCTGGTCGCTGATGCTGCTCGAAGGCGTACGGACGCTGGACGAGGCCGTGGACGAGGTACGCGAGGACAAGCGGCAGCGCCGCCAGCACCGGCTGCGCCGCCGGGAGGCCGGCAAGTTGGAACGCGCGCGGCTGAAGGCGTACAACCGGCAGCACCGCGTGCTGTGGGGGCGCGCCCGCGGCGGGCGGCAGGTGGAGG is a window from the Streptomyces mobaraensis genome containing:
- a CDS encoding DUF2637 domain-containing protein; this translates as MRVTDIPLNWVLPSAVALAGAVVAVTVFSRGRHGGPEDATATDSWERTEERRRRKEALYGSASYVLLFCCAAVAAALSFHGLVGFGRQNLGLTDGWEYLVPFGLDGAAMFCSVLAVREASHGDAALGSRMLVWTFAGAAAWFNWVHAPRGMDHAGAPQFFAGMSLSAAVLFDRALKQTRRAALREQGLVPRPLPQIRMVRWLRAPRETFGAWSLMLLEGVRTLDEAVDEVREDKRQRRQHRLRRREAGKLERARLKAYNRQHRVLWGRARGGRQVEVTAVPAAPQPAQIGSQSGAEPSITEQEQLPARGRPLQAVNTAGAAGTGGPGGATSNTAGHSGPIDLTAEDDTQPIRRLDSLEEKLARIERQFG